The Elaeis guineensis isolate ETL-2024a chromosome 14, EG11, whole genome shotgun sequence genome has a segment encoding these proteins:
- the LOC105061344 gene encoding ADP-ribosylation factor 2 — MGLTFTKLFSRLFAKKEMRILMVGLDAAGKTTILYKLKLGEIVTTIPTIGFNVETVEYKNISFTVWDVGGQDKIRPLWRHYFQNTQGLIFVVDSNDRDRVVEARDELHRMLNEDELRDAVLLVFANKQDLPNAMNAAEITDKLGLHSLRQRHWYIQSTCATSGEGLYEGLDWLSNNIANKV; from the exons ATGGGGCTTACCTTCACGAAGCTCTTCAGCCGCCTCTTTGCGAAGAAGGAGATGAGGATCTTGATGGTGGGGCTTGATGCCGCTGGTAAGACCACCATTCTCTACAAGCTCAAGCTTGGAGAGATCGTCACCACTATCCCCACTATTG gATTTAATGTGGAGACAGTAGAATACAAGAATATTAGCTTCACTGTGTGGGATGTTGGTGGTCAGGACAAG ATCAGACCTTTGTGGAGGCATTACTTCCAGAACACGCAGGGCCTTATTTTTGTTGTTGACAGCAATGACAGAGATCGTGTTGTTGAGGCAAGAGACGAGCTTCATAGGATGCTTAATGAG GATGAATTACGGGATGCTGTTTTACTTGTCTTTGCAAACAAACAAGATCTGCCGAATGCAATGAATGCTGCTGAAATAACAGATAAGCTTGGTCTGCATTCCCTGCGTCAGCGACACTG GTACATTCAGAGCACCTGTGCTACATCTGGTGAAGGATTGTATGAGGGGCTTGACTGGCTGTCCAACAACATTGCCAACAAG GTTTGA